One window of Microcoleus vaginatus PCC 9802 genomic DNA carries:
- the accC gene encoding acetyl-CoA carboxylase biotin carboxylase subunit codes for MGFSKILIANRGEIALRILRTCEEMGIATVAVHSTVDKHALHVQLADEAVCIGPPTSSKSYLNIPNIIAAALTRNAAAIHPGYGFLSENARFAEICADHQITFIGPSAAAMRAMGDKSTAKETMQRVKVPTVPGSDGLLADEHEALSIARDIGYPVMIKATAGGGGRGMRLVKEASELPKLFSAAQGEADAAFGNPGLYLEKFIERPRHIEIQILADNYGNVIHLGERDCSIQRRHQKLLEEAPSPALSQKLRDQMGHAAIAAAKSINYTGAGTVEFLLDKSGKFYFMEMNTRIQVEHPVTEMITGLDLIAEQIRIAQGEKLQIKQNQVILNGHAIECRINAEDPDRNFRPHPGRISGYLPPGGPGVRMDSHVYTDYEIPAYYDSLIGKVIVWGRDRPTAIRRMKRALRECAITGVPTTLSFHQKILDSPEFLSGEVYTNFVEQFLNQNSH; via the coding sequence ATGGGGTTCTCGAAAATTTTAATCGCTAATCGGGGAGAAATAGCTCTCCGCATACTGCGCACCTGCGAGGAAATGGGGATTGCCACGGTCGCCGTTCACTCCACCGTAGATAAACACGCCTTGCACGTCCAGTTGGCAGACGAAGCCGTTTGCATCGGCCCCCCCACCAGCAGCAAAAGCTATTTAAATATCCCCAACATCATCGCGGCCGCCCTGACGCGCAACGCCGCAGCCATTCACCCGGGCTACGGCTTCCTCTCGGAAAATGCCCGATTTGCGGAAATCTGCGCCGACCATCAAATTACCTTCATCGGCCCTTCTGCTGCCGCGATGCGGGCGATGGGCGACAAATCCACCGCCAAAGAAACTATGCAGCGGGTGAAAGTCCCCACAGTTCCCGGTAGCGACGGATTGCTGGCGGACGAACACGAAGCTTTGTCGATCGCCCGCGACATCGGCTATCCTGTGATGATCAAAGCCACCGCAGGCGGTGGTGGCCGCGGCATGAGGCTAGTCAAAGAAGCATCGGAACTCCCCAAACTATTCTCAGCAGCCCAAGGCGAAGCCGATGCAGCCTTCGGCAATCCCGGGCTTTACCTCGAAAAATTCATCGAAAGACCCCGCCACATCGAAATCCAAATCCTCGCCGACAACTACGGTAACGTCATCCACCTCGGCGAGAGAGATTGTTCGATTCAGCGGCGACACCAGAAACTGCTGGAAGAAGCCCCCAGCCCAGCCCTCAGTCAGAAACTGCGAGATCAAATGGGTCACGCCGCCATTGCCGCCGCCAAATCCATCAACTACACGGGTGCGGGCACTGTCGAATTTTTGCTTGACAAATCGGGCAAGTTCTACTTCATGGAAATGAACACTCGCATCCAAGTAGAACATCCCGTCACGGAGATGATTACAGGTCTCGACTTGATAGCCGAACAAATTCGCATCGCCCAAGGAGAAAAACTGCAAATCAAGCAAAACCAAGTAATTCTCAACGGCCACGCCATCGAGTGCCGCATCAATGCCGAAGATCCCGATCGCAACTTCCGACCCCACCCCGGCAGAATCAGCGGTTATTTGCCTCCCGGTGGCCCCGGCGTGCGGATGGACTCTCACGTTTACACCGATTACGAAATACCCGCTTACTACGATTCTTTAATCGGTAAAGTAATTGTATGGGGGCGCGATCGACCGACAGCCATCCGCAGGATGAAACGGGCATTGCGGGAATGCGCCATCACTGGCGTTCCTACAACCCTCAGCTTCCACCAAAAAATTCTCGATTCCCCCGAGTTTCTCAGCGGCGAAGTTTACACTAATTTCGTCGAACAGTTCTTGAACCAAAACAGTCATTAG
- a CDS encoding Photosystem II reaction center X protein, protein MTPSLANFLYSLLVGVVVVVLPATIGLIFISQKDKIKRT, encoded by the coding sequence ATGACTCCTTCTCTCGCGAACTTTTTGTACAGCCTCTTGGTGGGCGTGGTGGTTGTAGTGCTTCCAGCAACGATCGGCCTGATCTTCATCAGCCAAAAAGACAAAATCAAGCGCACCTAA
- a CDS encoding bacteriocin transporter has protein sequence MPLLEIGDPAPWFSITSTNNPLFYFSTVAGRRVVLFFFASAAFQQIQVILKSFQELSEEFQRLKVARFGVSVDPADKEQNRPTTIAPSFLFFWDLHKTVSQQYGVFRDVEENGFAGVHYAPQTFVLNENLQVINILPMGEPHQHAQQVLDFLKTLPPIEEARAATRHAPVLVIPNVLDKASCRSLIDMYKANGGSPSGFMRQIGGKTVGLHDDTFKKRRDFFIQDEDFQQQLNAIILRRVRPEVEKAFQFTITRFERYLIGCYDADSGGYFRSHRDNTSKATLHRRFAMTLNLNVGEYTGGFLRFPEYAPHGYKGDSGTAIIFSCSLLHEATTVISGQRFALLSFFYGNEDAAVREANFKYLAADSDSQIGEPT, from the coding sequence ATGCCATTACTCGAAATAGGAGATCCGGCTCCCTGGTTTTCCATTACTTCTACAAATAACCCCTTATTTTATTTCTCAACGGTTGCCGGCCGACGAGTCGTGCTGTTTTTCTTTGCCAGCGCAGCTTTTCAACAAATCCAAGTTATCCTCAAAAGCTTTCAAGAGCTTTCAGAAGAATTCCAAAGGTTGAAAGTAGCCCGGTTCGGAGTGAGCGTTGACCCAGCAGACAAAGAACAAAACAGACCGACAACAATTGCTCCGTCATTCCTCTTTTTCTGGGACTTGCATAAAACAGTCAGTCAGCAGTACGGTGTTTTCCGAGATGTCGAAGAAAATGGATTTGCCGGAGTTCACTATGCACCCCAAACTTTTGTACTCAACGAAAACCTTCAGGTAATTAATATTTTGCCGATGGGCGAACCGCACCAACACGCCCAACAAGTATTAGATTTTCTCAAAACTTTGCCCCCTATTGAGGAAGCCCGAGCAGCCACTCGCCACGCCCCGGTGTTGGTAATTCCTAACGTTTTAGACAAAGCCTCTTGCCGCAGTTTGATCGATATGTACAAAGCTAATGGTGGCAGTCCCTCGGGCTTTATGAGGCAAATAGGCGGGAAAACTGTTGGCTTGCACGACGACACTTTTAAGAAGCGCCGAGATTTCTTTATTCAAGACGAGGATTTCCAGCAACAATTGAATGCGATTATTCTACGCCGGGTGCGGCCGGAAGTAGAGAAAGCTTTTCAGTTTACAATCACTAGGTTTGAACGGTATTTGATAGGTTGTTACGATGCTGACAGCGGCGGTTATTTTCGGTCGCACCGCGACAACACTAGCAAAGCTACGCTGCACCGCAGGTTTGCGATGACGCTAAACTTGAATGTGGGAGAGTACACGGGGGGATTTTTACGGTTTCCAGAGTACGCGCCGCACGGTTATAAAGGCGATTCTGGCACGGCGATTATTTTTTCGTGTTCTTTGCTGCATGAAGCCACTACCGTGATTAGTGGTCAGCGCTTTGCTTTGCTGTCTTTTTTCTACGGCAATGAGGACGCTGCGGTACGAGAAGCTAATTTTAAGTATTTAGCTGCTGATTCAGATTCCCAAATTGGAGAACCGACGTGA
- a CDS encoding serine protease: MNFKLLTLAVSGILTVGVATSATAVVTTSPVRQSTDLTEFNSVHSQGAIAQNVEEQTNIRVYEKASPAVVTVDTDKSNGSGTIISPDGMVLTNAHVVSAGGTVNIILSDGRKLVADVIGFGEEGLDLAVVKIRGQNNLPTIPLARPGSVKVGQQAFAIGNPFGQFQGTFTVGIVSRIDQQRGLIQTDAAINPGNSGGPLLNSSGELIGVNTSIFTRGRGGGSIGIGFAISADKIPAFLTAVREGRAPRVAQARSPFGNKSPQKVPLNGPAVSGILTDKSSVLPTDNSFFDLYSFEGKAGQQITIEMKSQEIDPYLILLGPNQREIAQDDDGAGSKDARITVRLPADGTYTLVANSYQARQSGAYTLELKASAPTAPSRAILQEEGALAAGGPVLPSDNSLYREYTFEGRSGQSVAISLESTDFDPYVAIFGPNGRLVAENDDGSDSTKNAFLTVTLPATGRYRVIVNAYDASGRGRYTLTVR; encoded by the coding sequence ATGAATTTCAAACTTCTAACTTTAGCAGTATCGGGAATTTTAACGGTTGGGGTTGCAACCAGCGCTACTGCGGTTGTTACGACATCCCCTGTGCGGCAATCAACAGATTTAACGGAATTTAACTCGGTGCATTCCCAGGGTGCGATCGCCCAAAATGTCGAAGAACAAACCAATATTCGAGTCTACGAAAAGGCTAGTCCGGCGGTTGTTACCGTCGATACAGATAAATCTAACGGCAGCGGCACAATTATCAGCCCCGACGGCATGGTGTTAACTAATGCCCACGTTGTTTCGGCAGGCGGTACCGTCAATATCATTTTGTCAGACGGCAGAAAACTTGTCGCCGATGTCATCGGATTCGGCGAAGAAGGTCTAGACTTAGCCGTGGTGAAAATTCGCGGTCAAAACAATTTGCCCACCATTCCTTTAGCCCGTCCCGGTTCGGTGAAAGTCGGGCAACAAGCATTTGCGATCGGCAATCCATTCGGTCAATTTCAAGGTACTTTTACAGTCGGAATCGTCAGCCGCATCGACCAGCAGCGGGGCTTAATTCAAACCGACGCCGCCATCAATCCCGGCAATTCTGGAGGGCCCTTGCTCAACAGTTCAGGAGAATTAATCGGCGTTAATACTTCTATTTTTACTCGCGGTCGGGGCGGTGGCAGTATCGGTATCGGTTTTGCAATTTCAGCAGACAAAATACCCGCTTTCCTGACAGCGGTACGAGAAGGGCGAGCTCCCCGCGTGGCTCAAGCCCGATCGCCCTTTGGCAACAAATCACCTCAAAAAGTTCCGTTAAACGGGCCCGCCGTCAGCGGCATCCTCACCGACAAGTCTAGCGTTCTGCCCACCGACAACAGCTTTTTTGACCTCTACTCCTTTGAGGGAAAAGCGGGCCAGCAAATCACCATAGAAATGAAAAGTCAAGAAATTGACCCTTATTTAATTTTGCTCGGGCCCAACCAGCGCGAAATCGCGCAAGACGATGACGGGGCAGGCAGTAAAGACGCCAGAATTACAGTCAGGCTGCCAGCAGACGGGACTTACACGTTAGTGGCAAATTCCTACCAAGCTAGGCAGTCAGGGGCTTATACGTTAGAACTGAAAGCGAGTGCTCCTACCGCGCCTTCTCGGGCGATTTTGCAAGAAGAAGGCGCTTTAGCCGCAGGCGGCCCAGTATTGCCGTCTGACAACAGTCTGTATCGCGAGTATACTTTTGAAGGTCGATCGGGTCAGTCTGTAGCCATTTCCCTCGAAAGTACAGATTTCGATCCCTATGTGGCTATCTTTGGCCCTAACGGCCGATTAGTGGCAGAAAATGACGATGGGAGCGATTCGACTAAAAATGCGTTTCTGACCGTTACTTTGCCCGCTACGGGTCGCTATCGCGTAATTGTCAATGCT
- a CDS encoding YggT family protein, which produces MTGITVASWILGSVLVVMTLLFIFRIVLTWYPEVNLSKLPLSLIAWPTEPFLAVTRKIVPPIGGVDITPIIWVGICSLLREMILGQQGLLTMMM; this is translated from the coding sequence ATGACTGGTATTACCGTTGCAAGTTGGATTCTGGGCTCTGTCCTAGTCGTGATGACTTTGCTGTTTATTTTTCGCATCGTCCTGACTTGGTATCCCGAGGTGAACCTGAGCAAATTGCCGTTGAGTCTGATTGCTTGGCCGACGGAACCTTTTTTAGCTGTAACTAGAAAGATTGTACCGCCGATCGGCGGGGTGGACATTACGCCGATTATTTGGGTGGGTATCTGTAGCTTGCTGCGAGAAATGATTCTCGGTCAGCAAGGGCTGTTGACCATGATGATGTAG
- a CDS encoding XRE family transcriptional regulator, with protein sequence MGLVRFRIRELADEKGWTLKDVADRSEVPYSTVRHYARSEGLATVDITSIQKIARTLDVLIEELMEVVKE encoded by the coding sequence ATGGGGTTAGTTAGGTTCCGAATCCGAGAGTTGGCTGACGAAAAAGGATGGACGCTAAAGGATGTGGCCGATCGATCGGAGGTTCCGTACAGCACAGTCAGGCACTATGCTCGATCGGAAGGACTAGCAACGGTTGATATCACATCAATTCAAAAAATAGCTCGCACCCTCGATGTTTTGATTGAAGAGTTAATGGAAGTTGTCAAAGAATAG